Within the Maribacter sp. BPC-D8 genome, the region TAAATCCAGAATATATTAGAAATACTGCTGAAGTGGTTGAATTGACCAAAACATTATTTTATAATCTTAATCCGGCTTCAATTAAACAAACGACTAATAATTACTTCTTAGATGAAGCCATCAACCTCTTTACATCGATTGTAATTTTTCTGAAAAACAATAAACCAAACTATTGTACCATACCTCATATTATAGCAGGTTTAGCAAATAATAGTGTTGCTAAGGTAATTTTGAAATTAAGCACAGAATTTGAGGCATTACCCTATATATCTTCTCTTAAAAATGTAATTGAATTGAAAGCCGAGAAACAAGTAGCAGGTGTAATAGGATCTCTGCAAGGTAGCCTTGCAAAATTCACCTCTAAAGAGCTATTCTATATTTTATCTGCCAATGACTTCTCACCAGAATTAAACAACCCTGAAAGTCCTAATCGGTTATGTATCGTCAATGATTCAACTTTGCCAAGCTTTTACGCTCCACTTATATCTATGATTATAAACAACTGTTTAAAAAAGATGAATGTGGCTGATAGACATAAAAGTGCCATTTTTCTTGATGAAGCACCAACCTTATTCATTCCTGAATTTGAGCAAATACCGGCAACCGCAAGGAGCAACAAAATTGCTACTGTATTTACTACTCAAGATTATACACAGATACTTGATAAATATGGTAAAGAAAAAGCACAAACAATTATTAGTAATCTAGGATCACAATTTTATGGCAGAACTACCAATGTAGAATCTATGAAACAGATATCAGAACTATTTGGAAAATATGATAAAGTGTTCAAAACTAAAAGTAAAGGAAAATCATCTGATTTTTTAACTGTAGGCGATATAAAAATAAATAATGGTCAAGCTGAAAGTATACAACAAAGGTATACGGTGACTAGTAATGAACTGCTAAAACTAAAGCCTGGTGAATTCTATTCCGTAATAGGTGATAAAAAGTCTCACAATCAACATATACAATTGAAAAAAGAAAAGGCTAAAAAAGAAAATTATAATGCCCAGAATATTAGAAAACTATCAAATGCAATAACCCAGTTTGATTTAGACAATAATTATATAGCAATAAACAACGTGGCAAAGACATTGTTTGATTAACATTTAACCACTTAAAGCTTAATAGTATGATATTAAATACAGCTATAGTACGAAGAGCATTGTTTATGCTTTGGATAATTTCACCATTAGTAATAAGGCTTTCATCTGAACCTAGCATTTTTTGGCTAATTTCATATTTCATAAGTCTGCCTCTTTACTGCTATTTTCAAATAACTAAAAAATAAATATTAATAACATAAAACCAGAAAATGAGCTACATAGACAAATTTGATTTTGAAGATTTTGA harbors:
- a CDS encoding type IV secretory system conjugative DNA transfer family protein, whose amino-acid sequence is MSLSEANKETSGLGKAVLGIIMIGATFALFSFIKNSFLYIINMDVAYELCRLNEFISTPFGKITSYLVFSYIISILLTFRLFKNWKTKWLYKFYLVLCIASIPSTLDLGLLFNIDLDWYAFFAITISIVKLSLLFYRPKVFSFLRSKIKSKRKIDDTYSIILPTNKRNVEIKNPFAGIYIQGGAGSGKTESLLKPMMKQCIENNFAFIIYDFKGELTPFAIEVMEAQNINQFNTLNFKEPFLSDRFNPLNPEYIRNTAEVVELTKTLFYNLNPASIKQTTNNYFLDEAINLFTSIVIFLKNNKPNYCTIPHIIAGLANNSVAKVILKLSTEFEALPYISSLKNVIELKAEKQVAGVIGSLQGSLAKFTSKELFYILSANDFSPELNNPESPNRLCIVNDSTLPSFYAPLISMIINNCLKKMNVADRHKSAIFLDEAPTLFIPEFEQIPATARSNKIATVFTTQDYTQILDKYGKEKAQTIISNLGSQFYGRTTNVESMKQISELFGKYDKVFKTKSKGKSSDFLTVGDIKINNGQAESIQQRYTVTSNELLKLKPGEFYSVIGDKKSHNQHIQLKKEKAKKENYNAQNIRKLSNAITQFDLDNNYIAINNVAKTLFD